The nucleotide sequence ctctcttgtTCTGCACATGAATCATGCATGTGAGTATGCATGTAATACTTTGTCCTTGTCTGCACTCACTGTGGTTTCGCCCCGAGTCTTGAAGCTCGTCCCGGCTCTGACGCTGCGTAATTGCCGACATCGTTGTGTGTCGCGGAGTGACGTGTCTCTTGTGTGCAGCGGCAGCTCTCTGCGTGGAGACTGGACGAGATGTTGAATTTCAAAGAATTACAATCTGCTCGTCCCTGAACTGCGGCGACAGCCTCGTCATATTTAAGTGTGAGGGAGCAGCCGGGGCAGGAGCACATCCCACTGCAGTGGAGAGAGATAATATAGAAACGCTGGTTCAAATAATGCGCCACATTATTCACAATCACACCGTCCGCCACATGAATAATTCATCGATTCAGTATTACCCAAACCCTATAACCTCTCCTTCCCTATACCGTTCCTCTCTCGGTTCTTTACTCTTAATTTTCCTGCACCCACTTCTTCACTTAATCTTTTATAAACTCCTCTGCGCTTATCTCCAAGGGCAGAAGGAAGGAGGACGACGTGCCTGTAagtttgtgtagtttttgtcGGGAGGCATCTGGAGATCTTCGTTCCCAGCAACCTGCTCCAATCAGAGGGTCGGAGCGTTGTGTAAAAAGTGAAACGTGTTTATTTTGTGACGCGAATGAGGATTTTACAAGATGTCACAGCTAAATAAATGATCAGCGACTAACTCATCTGGTCTCTTGCTTCATTGTaagtgaatgtgttttattcctgtttcatttctttgtgtCTCAGAAGAGTTAAGTGGtcgtttcaaaaataaaaaagtgactctGATCTGAATGTGAAGACGGGTGGAAGCTGTTTGTGGCTCACAAGGAACAATATGTTGCTTTTCTCAAACGCAGACGTAGAATCTGCGTCTCTGAGATCTTTCATCTCTGTCTCACGATGTTCTTCACACAGTTTGAAGAACTGCTGCAACAGCTGGAACCAAGATGAACgttttttctttataatttaATCTGACGAAGCTCCTGGTGTTTGTTAACAGTCCAGCTGGGTGCTGTCCGTTCATTCTGTTTCTCGATCCAAGAACATCACGTCCTTCCATGAATCgaataataaagttattatcGGACCGGGTAGAGGAGGAAGCTCTTCTACCGACACTTCTCCTGCTTCAGATCCATGTTGTTGGTTAGATGTGAAAACTGAATTTCAGTATTCTGCTAAAAGGATTCACGGGACAGTTGTAGATttttccccaaaaaaaaaaaaaaggccgaCCACCCACGGCTGCCTGCAGAGTGTTGAAGAGCACTTGTCCATGAATGACACCACACCACCATTATCCTACATGTAGTAGTAGCCACATGCTCAAACCCTCCGCAGACCAGCGGTCCCCATAGAAACcaccactgtgtgtttttttaattgcccCGTAAATGGTGGTCCACAGTGCCACCGAGCCCCTGACGTCTCGTGTGTGAAACCCCTGATTAAAGCCCCTCAGCTTTGATTCATGCTCGTGTTTTGAGGGTTTGCCACGGAACACCCACCAGGGTCGTGTTTCACTAATGGAAGAAAGCGCTCGGCTGGGCATGCACTTCACAGCGCGGCTGCACCGACGGGGGCCTCTGCGTGCTACCGACTCATTTTGACTTGGCGGGACCTGTTGGAAGAGCCTGAGAGCACGAGGCTGAAGCGCGACGTTGACGATGTTTCATCTCCGCGTCGTTATCTCCGTCCCCTCTGCTTCCTGCTCAGTCAGCTGCGAGGCAGATGTCGTCACTGTGGGGGACAGACGGGAGGATTTAACACGGAGAGGGGAAGACGGAGGTCGGGGGGGTTAGTGGAGCACAGTCAGCGTTTGAAGTGGGTCCCACTTCTGTCACAGCAGAGAATCGTCAGGATGATTTAGGATTAAACGTATCTCTGTCGGGGAGAGTTCCAGTCTGCGCTGCGTTCTCACTTACACATAAGTGTCAGTGTCGCAGTTCGTTACGGGATCGTCGGCCTGGAGAGGCGCCGCTGTTCAGTGTCAGCGGGTGTGAACCGAACacctgataaaactgtgaacacCCAGTTGCTATTTTTAAACCCCAGACACTTTCAGACAGGGAGGATTCATTTACACTGTGAGCTCTGATATCACTTCACACGCTGCGGATTCTTATCACGTAATTATTTAACATtgttgactgtaaataaagatggacgacacatcttcacttcctgtcaccaTCCAGAAATGACGACTTTCCACTGAAGCACGTGTGAGCGGCAcgtcaaactaaataaaaccagaacatAACGGAAAGATTTATTTGAcctttaatttgactttttagttttgtcccTGTCCCATCACTAACACGGAGGATTATGagccatactgcagccagccactaggagGCGATCAACACGATTTGGTCGAGACGTTGTCCTGCCgtgttctcacatgagctcgttcaaacattttctggatttttttgCTGGACAGAAAAAAGTTCTGGAAAAAGTTCCCGCAGCAACGGACATTTTCGTTCTCGCGTGAAATATTCACTTCCTGCCTTTTTCGTGAACCATCCAGCAGAATGAATGTCACATGATGTAGAACttgatgtttctgtgtttgcttcACGTGCACAGATTCTCGTTGGCGAGCTGTGTGCCTTCTTCACCAAGGCAGAGGGAACCCAGGAGAAGACCATCGTCACCGCAGACTGCTGCTACTTCAACCCCCTCCTGAGACGCATAATACGCTTCCTCGGTGAGCGCGATGCTTCGTATCGCACagcctctctgctctgtgtgtgtgtctgtgtgtgtgtcagtgtgtatcagtgtgtgtgtgtgtgataatgagAAAGATCAGAACAAGATGAAAGATGAGGATGACGTGTAAGAACGTTGACCTGCTGCATTTCTGAGCTTcacagctggagctggagcgcGCAGCTGTTAATTGGATAACGAACTTCGGTGCAATCTGTGATTTTAGATATTTGGGATCATGACAGGAAGACGCTTATGAATTTTTAGCAGCCTGCAAATCTGCATAAGCTGAATCGAGATGAGATAAAAGCTTCCGTTACAACTTGTTTAATCCCGTCGAGCTTTTGATATCACTGTGTTCTAAACATAATGTGTGTTTCTTGGGAACTTGGGTAACAGATCCGgaaatagccgacatgcaaCATATGagaaacttatatataaaccacacacgtgataaaataaattcagtttcatttgatgaaaaacatcgactgtaaaatcttcagtgcagataaaccaggtaggatgaacacaatgttttctaACCTCCCTCGATGCAGGTGTCTATGCCTTCGGCCTGTTCACCACCACCATCTTCGCCAATGCCGGCCAGGTCGTGACGGGAAACCAGACGCCTCACTTCCTGTCCGCCTGCCGGCCCAACTACACGGCGCTGGGCTGCCAGTCCACCATGCAGTACATCACAGAGCGCCGCGCCTGCACAGGAAACCCGCTGGTCGTCATGTCCGCACGTAAATCCTTCCCTTCGAAGGACGCGGCGCTCAGCGTCTTCTCTGCGGTGTACACAGTGGTAGGTCGTTCTGTGTACTTCTGTAGAACCACCAACGGAGCCTGCTCACTTCTCCTCGTGTCGCTTCACTTTGTTCTTCGAAACGTAGTTTCtgaggggtttttttttctcgctGTGAAAACCACCAAGTTAAAGGAGGAGTTTTGATTTCTCACTGGAAAATAAGAACATTAATTCTTCTCTCAGGCCGGTTGGAATAATATGAAGTTCGGCTTAGCAACAAAACTGGAAACTAGTAATAAAATCCTCCCTGCAGCGCCTCTTACTCccttaaattataatttatttttttgattaaTTCACAGAAAAACTGGAGGAGCTGAACAAGATATCAGTTGTTTAACAGGCAGATTTGAAACCAGCcagtaaaaagaagaaatcctGATTCCTGCACTTcatgactgtttgtttgtgtcgtGTGCGTGTTCTGTTTGTTGTTCCCCgccctcctctctgcagatgtACGTGACGCTGGTGTTCAAGACCAAAGGCACGCGGCTGACCAAGCCCACCATCAGCCTCACCCTGCTCTGTCTGGCCATGCTCGTGGGCGTGGTCCGGGTGGCCGAGTACCGCAACCACTGGGCCGACGTCCTGGCCGGGTTCTTCACCGGAGGATCCATCGCTGTGTTTCTGGTGAGAAGGGACCCGGCTCTCTGAAGTCCTGCGGCTGTGTCGTCGCGTGTCGTACGTATCTGACGTCTTCTGcatatttgtcttttctctcaaCTCCAGGTGACTTGTGTGATCAACAActtccagcagctgcagcccgGCCTCCCTCCTCCACGACCCCAGCGCCCTGAGTCCGTGCTGGGCATGCCCATGGTGACGCTTCCCTGTGTGGAGAGTCCACTTGAAAAGTTAAGTGGTCCTCAGGTAAGGGGCAGGGGTGGCTGTGAGGCCCGGCTGCGCTCACCCGAAGAGGAgcagagatacacacacacacacacacaccatgtgtcTTAACTGAATCCATCGTCCTCCTTTTGCAAAACCCCAAACATGCATGTTGCACCCTGGTcccaacacaaaccacagaaaTGATCCCGTTACATTTCTGCACACACGAGCCTCGTCACAGGCTGCAGCTGACATTTGTTCTGCTGGTGTGAAATGAGCTGCTCGAACAAATTcaggtgtgttgttgttgttgttgttgttgttgttgtgttgcttgtTTTAGAAAGAGACGCTTCCTCACTCCTGAACCGAGTGTTACGCTTTTCCTTGTTCGGCTTCTCTCAAGCTGTTTTTTTGTGCGTCCGCACAATCGGGGCCCAGACTTctccagagtgtgtgtttcacgTTTGAACACCACAGGAGATCCTCGGCTCAGATGCGTTCAAAGggaggaggcaggaagtgatgtattaatgTTCAGTCGGGAACGCGGCTCGATGTGGCTGCTTGTCTGcggtgaatcctctggaggaaCTTCTTTGAGCACACTCAGGCGTCATCCAGAGTTTTTATGAGGgcgctggcaggagaaactacTTTCTCCCCAAAGCTCTAACGGCTCCCAAACCTTTCAGCCCCCCACACCTCCACAATAACCCGGAGACTtgcgacccccccccccccccccccacgataCTAAAGGTTAATGATTTGAGCGAGTTTGCTGAAGCAAATTCAGTATCTGTGTTGTTATATGGATGCTGTCGCCCATTCATCACCTCGGATGAAGAAGATCTGCAGGCTGAGATCTTCTGCGTgggtggagtttgcatgttctccctgtgttcaAGTCCGTCCTCATACAAACAGACACCAGCAGGTTGGGGTTAGATCAGTTCGTCCAGCCTCCCCGTCCACCCTCAAAGAATAAATAACGGGGGGAAGGATCTTGTGACCTCAGTCTCTCACGACCCCCTCGTTGGCAGAGACGTCTTCTCGCGGGTGGAGCGGTAGCGTAGTTATGAGCTATGAGGAAAATGTCTTGCGTCCTCTGTGGTCTGTCACTAACCCTCACCTGACTGcctgttttcctctgtctcccacctgcctctctcctctcaatCTGCTCCCTTGTTCCTCACTCTCCTCCAGCATCCcgcactctcctcctcctccacactctACAACACCTACGTCCAACCATTCTGAGCAACTCCCTCCTCACTACCTCCATCATCTGTTGCCTTATTtctgtctcccccctcccctcccctcctctccctcatcccGTGCATTGCTCTTGATTattcttttcttcacttttctcttttcccctcgccctctctctgccccgtcctctctctctctctctctctctttctcacacctCTCTTTCCCCTGCAGACTCCGCGGGGATCTCCGTTCTCCGAGATCACATGACCATCAGCCCTATCGGTTCCCCGCCACTCCCGATGTCCTCATACCGTCTCGCTCCATTTCCAGCGAAGTCTAGACCAgtcggagcagcagcagcagtcgcCGCAGTCGCCGCACTCGCCGCACTGTGCCGCCCACCAGGCCGGGCGGTACGCCACGCTGCACCGCTCCTATTCCACGCAGGTCTAGACCTCTCCTgaaacccccctccccccaccctgTTGCCCTCTCAACCCCCGGGGAACCGATAGGCAAACTCTTCAAAGACTCTCTCCTTGCTGGACGCCCAGTGAAGGAAGAAACACGAACATTCAGTCCAGAGTCTGGtcgtttcttttcattttgaattttccaattaaagacatttttatttatttttttttttttgtacgaACTCGATCATGTGAAGCTCACTTCCATCCTCAGTGCTGTCACACTGTGACCCCTGAGAATGTccactgaatttgtttttccacGACGGTGTGAATGAGTTTTCACCCGTTTGAAGGAGGCTCACGCTGAAAGCTAAACATGgcgctgcccccccccccccccccccccgtgtccGACTCCCAGGACGCAGCTTTGATGTGCTCTGTCAGGAGGTTGCCTTGTTGGACCAAAGAAACCCCCCTGAAGGATTCGTGTGCTGCTGAAATTCACCCGTGAAAACATCCTTTTAGTAAgccatacaaacacacacacactctctcaccccCTCTCCTTATCTcgtcccattcacacacacacacacacacacacacacacacacactctgcagtaGCGGTGCCCGAGTCGACTCCGCATGAGGTTTACTCAGATCAAAAGATTCATTTGGTGTCTctcagcagaagcagcagacaAAAGCAAACCGGATGAAAGTGGAGCCATCATCTTCACTCGGCTGATTCCTCCTCATGTTGTGTCTCAGCTGCTCCGAAACCTGACGTgaaccacaaacacatttgataAGACAAAGccgagctctctctctctctctctctctctctctctctctctctcgtctgcAGGGGGGGCAGACGACAGCGATCCAAATAAAGTGCATCACGTTCAGGAGCAGATCTTTTCTTCGTCGTTGAGCGGCCTTCGTGCCAAAACTCGACTTTCTGTGATGCCGACAATCTTTCGTTTTCTTTCACTTTGGAACGGCGTCGCTCGCCCCTGAACTTTGTCTCTCACTGACGAGAATTGCTCCAGTTCTCTTGGTATTGTGATGTTTTataaatagatttatttattgaaatgtacatacagtatgtggaaGACGTGAGCGCTGCGTGGTTTGACAGTTTTGCTGATTTTGATTTGCACACTCCCTCCGATCCACGTTTTTACTCACCCGCCCCTGTTTCCGTCTTGTGTCCAAACATGTTTCTTTACAAACTCTGTCGAGAtcgacctctctctctctctctctctctctctctctctctctctctctccctccctccctctgctggatgacacacacacacacacacacacaaacaaacacacacacacacaagcacagacgAACACACTCGAGAATAAAGAGCACACGTGTAGTTAAACATATTCAAAAGCACACACGtgtatgcccccccccccccaccttgtTGTTACTGTACCCCCCCCCTTCACCTCCACTTTCTAACAATGGTTTGTATGATACTGTACATAGATCTTTTTGTATtgagagtgtgttttttttacacaagcGTCACCAACACTCACGGATGGAGTCTTGTATTGGTGACGCTGACAGAGAACAGTGTGTATGAAGGTGCTGAACCACTCTGAACCAACACTGGATCCGTGACAAGACGCCCACACGACTTTGTATTGATGCGTCCCCACCGAGCCGTTGTTTTATGAACGTGTGTGCGGAACACAAGTAACAGACGTAAATAcagttttccctcttttttttttttttttttttttttgctgtcaaATCTACATTTACGAACACATGGAACATGGAAGGTGAAgcagtttgtttatttgctgacatcttgcacatttggagtcactgacatgcacatgcactaacatggaggaggtggggtctatgacctatactgcagccagtcacaaGGGGGCGATCAAGAGCAGCATGCAGTTTAtctcactttgttttgtgtcgtggatttctctttgttttttctcgGTGGACTTAAATCTTCTTAAATttccctttaaatttaaattaacgTGTTTACACTTCACTCCGTGAGCAAACGAGCGTGTCTGTAGATTTCACAACCAGAAAAGAGGAAATTCTGATATtgaattcaaaagaaaatgtgcacACGAGACCACACAGTGTCGTCCTTTGGGATTTTTGTTGCTGTGTAGAAATCTAAACAACCAGGAAACAAATTTTTCAACACAGTTCCTTCGAGGCCGTGAACCTGCGGCAGCAGTCGTCATGAGAATGTGTCGCTGTGTCACGCTCCGTCATCTAACGTGGGAACGATTCAAGCTTCTCATTTGCTCAGAATCTCTAACTCTTCTCTGCTTTGgtacaaagataaaaaaaaaaaaaaacaaggagcaCAACAGCTCCCAGACGATTCTCCTCAGGTGAGAACACGATCTCTGGTTCAAGTGTCGACTCCACAGCGTCTCTCTCCTGTAAAGTCTTTAGTAACGTGTGTTTTAAATCAGAGAACAAACCGTCGTGAAAATCACCGAGCTCCTTCAGATCTGAGAGAGAAAACGGTTTCTTTGATCCCGCTGCAGAAAACCTCTCTGTTTTGTAAAGATAAGTGTGACGAGAACAATAAAATGGATATTGCAATAAGAGATTCTGTCCGTGTCAGTGACGGTGATTTTGTGATTTGATGTGCGAGCGCTGGTCGGccgggtttgtttgtgtgtgaatgttttttaattcacgGATCGTCTGAgcgtgagttttatttcatcatgaagaggaagaggaggatgaaggaggaaCTGCTTCTCgctgtaaatgtatatattatttaatctaaactctttttcttccatttatGAATCAGATTCCACCACAAACAAAGACGGGCATCAAGGAGACTGATTATCTCATCCAGTGTTTGAGTTAAAGGGTTATTCCACAGATTTAATGTTGCACCTGCAGGATGTGAAGTTGGAGGacagataaaacataaaataaagatttcctTTAATTCCATTTGAATGGATCAAGctgcaaaaaagaaagtgaGGCTACAATTTTAAAATTCACCTTCGTCCGGTTGAGAAGGCCTGTGTGTGCTGTGACTCAGTGCTGCCACCCTGTGGTTCACTGTGTCCTTACCCAGCTCCCACTACCGATCTGCTGCAGTCCTGAGCTCAGTCGTGTCTGAACACAAGCGGAGAACTTGtgaaaaatctgtgtttttgtataatctgaATAATTAAACCGCTTCATATGGATGATGAGAAACTATGAGTAACACAGATCACTCGTGTCTGAACCACGCGAGCTGAAGACGAAACCAACACTCAGTCTCTGTGGTCACCAAGTTGTTTCTCTGCAACTCCTGTGACTCTCAAGAGATTATGCATTTGCAGGTTGAATCCACAAGATGGCAACGCACATCACAGACGTGCACGTTTGACGAGGACCGATGCAAACACGGCGTTCATCCTCTCAGGCGTCTCAATCCAGAGATTCCTCGAGCTGCGGCCTCGACAATTAAACAGCTGCTCACGAGAAGATCTGCACCTGAGACGCGACGACGGTTTCTTAATGGAGAGATTTACTTTGACTCGTCTGTCTCTGAACACACACTTTACTCTGCAGGAGCCCTTTCAACTTATTTTAGGAATCTGCAGCCATGAAACCCACAGAACACAATCCATGATTACACTGAAACTCTGATCAAAGACGTCTTACGGTGCGGCTGACGCTAATTGCAGCGGCGCATTTCTCCAGACGTTCGAGAGATGCACCTGcaattccttaaaaaaaaaaaacctcagccCGACTGAATTTAAAGGACCAAACATCCCAGTCAAAGAGGTTCAAAGGATGACGCTGTTTCCTCGGTGAAATCCCGCCTGCGGCGTCTTTCTGTCTCCACACAGGCCTCATTAGTGTGGGCAGCACAACTCCCCACGTTAGTCTGCTGGGCATTTTAATTCCACAGTTCTCCGTGTGCCGATGACAAGACTTATGTGGTGATTCGAGGTCGTTTCTCTTTCGTTTTTTGAAAGCGGACATGATCCGTTTGACCAAATGTGTTGAATAAGAGCACGGAGCTAAGTGGTCGGGATGGAGACAAGGAGGAGACGCC is from Paralichthys olivaceus isolate ysfri-2021 chromosome 5, ASM2471397v2, whole genome shotgun sequence and encodes:
- the plppr2a gene encoding phospholipid phosphatase-related protein type 2a isoform X2, with product MNGRMCNLPSPLSTLCAREHLLPNDKETEKERGMAVEEKPGVKSSSSIVPCFLFVELVIMAGTVLLAYYFEYTDTFPVHMQGFFCYDKTFSKPYPGPDDASKIPPVLIYSVVTAIPTLTILVGELCAFFTKAEGTQEKTIVTADCCYFNPLLRRIIRFLGVYAFGLFTTTIFANAGQVVTGNQTPHFLSACRPNYTALGCQSTMQYITERRACTGNPLVVMSARKSFPSKDAALSVFSAVYTVMYVTLVFKTKGTRLTKPTISLTLLCLAMLVGVVRVAEYRNHWADVLAGFFTGGSIAVFLVTCVINNFQQLQPGLPPPRPQRPESVLGMPMVTLPCVESPLEKLSGPQHPALSSSSTLYNTYVQPF
- the plppr2a gene encoding phospholipid phosphatase-related protein type 2a isoform X3, whose amino-acid sequence is MNGRMCNLPSPLSTLCAREHLLPNDKETEKERGMAVEEKPGVKSSSSIVPCFLFVELVIMAGTVLLAYYFEYTDTFPVHMQGFFCYDKTFSKPYPGPDDASKIPPVLIYSVVTAIPTLTILVGELCAFFTKAEGTQEKTIVTADCCYFNPLLRRIIRFLGVYAFGLFTTTIFANAGQVVTGNQTPHFLSACRPNYTALGCQSTMQYITERRACTGNPLVVMSARKSFPSKDAALSVFSAVYTVMYVTLVFKTKGTRLTKPTISLTLLCLAMLVGVVRVAEYRNHWADVLAGFFTGGSIAVFLVTCVINNFQQLQPGLPPPRPQRPESVLGMPMVTLPCVESPLEKLSGPQTPRGSPFSEIT
- the plppr2a gene encoding phospholipid phosphatase-related protein type 2a isoform X5, producing the protein MAGTVLLAYYFEYTDTFPVHMQGFFCYDKTFSKPYPGPDDASKIPPVLIYSVVTAIPTLTILVGELCAFFTKAEGTQEKTIVTADCCYFNPLLRRIIRFLGVYAFGLFTTTIFANAGQVVTGNQTPHFLSACRPNYTALGCQSTMQYITERRACTGNPLVVMSARKSFPSKDAALSVFSAVYTVMYVTLVFKTKGTRLTKPTISLTLLCLAMLVGVVRVAEYRNHWADVLAGFFTGGSIAVFLVTCVINNFQQLQPGLPPPRPQRPESVLGMPMVTLPCVESPLEKLRGDLRSPRSHDHQPYRFPATPDVLIPSRSISSEV
- the plppr2a gene encoding phospholipid phosphatase-related protein type 2a isoform X1 — translated: MNGRMCNLPSPLSTLCAREHLLPNDKETEKERGMAVEEKPGVKSSSSIVPCFLFVELVIMAGTVLLAYYFEYTDTFPVHMQGFFCYDKTFSKPYPGPDDASKIPPVLIYSVVTAIPTLTILVGELCAFFTKAEGTQEKTIVTADCCYFNPLLRRIIRFLGVYAFGLFTTTIFANAGQVVTGNQTPHFLSACRPNYTALGCQSTMQYITERRACTGNPLVVMSARKSFPSKDAALSVFSAVYTVMYVTLVFKTKGTRLTKPTISLTLLCLAMLVGVVRVAEYRNHWADVLAGFFTGGSIAVFLVTCVINNFQQLQPGLPPPRPQRPESVLGMPMVTLPCVESPLEKLRGDLRSPRSHDHQPYRFPATPDVLIPSRSISSEV
- the plppr2a gene encoding phospholipid phosphatase-related protein type 2a isoform X4; translation: MAVEEKPGVKSSSSIVPCFLFVELVIMAGTVLLAYYFEYTDTFPVHMQGFFCYDKTFSKPYPGPDDASKIPPVLIYSVVTAIPTLTILVGELCAFFTKAEGTQEKTIVTADCCYFNPLLRRIIRFLGVYAFGLFTTTIFANAGQVVTGNQTPHFLSACRPNYTALGCQSTMQYITERRACTGNPLVVMSARKSFPSKDAALSVFSAVYTVMYVTLVFKTKGTRLTKPTISLTLLCLAMLVGVVRVAEYRNHWADVLAGFFTGGSIAVFLVTCVINNFQQLQPGLPPPRPQRPESVLGMPMVTLPCVESPLEKLRGDLRSPRSHDHQPYRFPATPDVLIPSRSISSEV